From one Meiothermus cerbereus DSM 11376 genomic stretch:
- a CDS encoding M48 family metallopeptidase, which yields MSGTEKATLYYQNKSIPYAIRRSARRRTVGITIEVQGVRVAAPKRMPLEQIVALVNTKARWIAEKYTEFKSRLEPRKRFVSGEEFLYLGRRVSLQVQTEPVAGGKHRSDSHFQPELFDFLPRLRSQAAVALKGNVLLVQAGNPNAHGEEVREMLENWYRVRAEEVVTRRVQRYADELGWPMPRVLIRNQKKRWGSCNAKGELRFNWRLVMLPLRVLDYVVVHEMAHLKVLNHSPRFWALVEQIMPDYKARHQALHELGLGLYW from the coding sequence ATGTCAGGAACAGAAAAAGCCACCCTGTACTACCAGAACAAAAGCATCCCCTATGCCATCCGCCGCAGTGCCCGCCGCCGGACGGTGGGTATTACCATTGAAGTTCAAGGGGTGCGGGTTGCTGCGCCCAAACGCATGCCCCTGGAGCAGATCGTTGCTCTGGTCAATACCAAAGCCCGCTGGATTGCTGAAAAATACACCGAGTTTAAGAGCCGCCTGGAGCCGCGAAAGCGATTTGTCAGTGGGGAAGAATTCCTGTACCTGGGCCGCCGGGTTAGCCTACAGGTGCAGACTGAACCTGTGGCTGGAGGCAAGCACCGTTCAGATTCCCACTTTCAGCCCGAGCTATTCGACTTCTTGCCCAGGCTCAGAAGCCAGGCCGCGGTGGCCCTCAAAGGCAATGTTTTGCTTGTGCAGGCCGGGAATCCAAACGCGCACGGCGAAGAGGTGCGCGAGATGCTGGAAAACTGGTACAGGGTTCGCGCGGAGGAGGTGGTTACCCGGCGGGTTCAGCGCTACGCTGATGAGCTGGGCTGGCCCATGCCCAGGGTGCTCATCCGCAACCAGAAAAAGCGCTGGGGAAGCTGTAATGCCAAAGGCGAGCTGCGCTTTAACTGGCGGCTGGTCATGCTGCCCCTGCGGGTGCTGGACTATGTTGTGGTGCACGAGATGGCCCACCTGAAGGTGCTCAACCACAGCCCCCGCTTCTGGGCCCTGGTTGAGCAGATCATGCCCGACTACAAAGCCCGACATCAGGCTTTGCACGAACTGGGCCTGGGCCTGTACTGGTAG
- a CDS encoding DMT family transporter, whose product MRRAQLLGLLYLNLATLFWGSTFVLVKDSLQTLGPGQINFVRFAIATLVFVPFLLRRDPRLWAAGLELGGVLFVAYLTQTVGLQYTTASRSAFITTLYVVALPMLLGVLGRRLGWPIWLSAGLAILGVGLLSYDGSPPNLGDAWTLGTALSYAVYIWRLEHFAQRFSTLSLTGVQMLAVTLLSLVWMLWEGPVWNAASFPYFSLLYLGLVASALCIWLQALGQRMVPAPQAAVIFTLEPVYAAAFAYVLLGERLGLQGLVGAGLIIAATLISQLKSAKPHPEQVTPEV is encoded by the coding sequence GTGCGCCGAGCTCAGCTTTTAGGACTTCTTTATCTCAACCTGGCCACGCTGTTCTGGGGCAGCACCTTTGTGCTGGTGAAGGACAGCCTGCAAACCCTGGGGCCCGGACAGATCAACTTTGTGCGCTTTGCCATTGCCACGCTGGTTTTTGTGCCGTTCTTGCTCCGGCGCGACCCCAGGCTGTGGGCAGCGGGCCTCGAGCTCGGGGGGGTGTTGTTTGTGGCCTATCTGACCCAGACTGTGGGCCTGCAGTACACCACCGCCAGCCGCAGCGCCTTTATTACCACGCTGTACGTGGTGGCCCTGCCCATGCTGCTGGGGGTGCTGGGGCGGCGTCTGGGTTGGCCCATCTGGTTATCGGCGGGGCTGGCTATTTTGGGGGTGGGGCTACTGTCCTACGATGGCTCGCCGCCCAACCTGGGCGATGCCTGGACGCTGGGAACTGCCCTGTCGTATGCGGTGTATATCTGGCGCCTGGAGCACTTCGCCCAGCGCTTTTCGACCCTTTCGCTGACGGGTGTTCAGATGCTTGCCGTTACCCTTTTGTCGCTGGTCTGGATGCTCTGGGAGGGGCCTGTCTGGAACGCTGCTAGCTTTCCCTACTTTTCGCTCTTGTACCTGGGTCTGGTGGCCTCGGCGCTGTGCATCTGGCTACAGGCCCTGGGACAGCGCATGGTTCCGGCGCCCCAGGCCGCGGTGATTTTTACCCTCGAGCCCGTGTATGCAGCAGCCTTCGCCTACGTTCTGCTGGGCGAGCGGCTGGGATTGCAGGGGTTGGTGGGGGCCGGCCTGATCATAGCCGCGACCCTGATCAGCCAGCTCAAAAGCGCAAAGCCCCACCCCGAGCAGGTAACCCCGGAGGTGTAG
- a CDS encoding NYN domain-containing protein, translating to MAGRSDIKNMALFCDFENIALGVREAKYPRFDIQKILERLLLKGSIVVRKAYCDWERYKEFKATMHEAGFELIEIPHTRLSGKNSADIRLVVDALDLCYTKSHVDTFVIISGDSDFSPLVSKLRENNRLVIGVGVRKSTSDLLTAACDEFIFYDDLVQEELAQKRVAKPSKAASKGKTTETPQDKQQEALELVVETLLALQAERGGEERILSSLVKQTLKRRKPGFNEASYGFRSFSALLEEAQRRGLLRLERDERSGGYIVYPRGE from the coding sequence ATGGCAGGCCGATCCGACATCAAAAACATGGCCTTGTTCTGCGATTTTGAGAACATTGCCCTGGGGGTGCGGGAAGCCAAGTACCCCCGCTTCGACATCCAGAAAATCCTCGAGCGGCTCTTGCTAAAGGGCAGCATTGTGGTCCGCAAGGCCTATTGCGACTGGGAGCGCTACAAGGAGTTCAAAGCCACCATGCACGAGGCGGGCTTTGAGCTGATCGAGATTCCCCACACCCGTCTCTCGGGCAAAAACTCCGCCGACATCCGCCTGGTGGTAGACGCCCTCGACCTTTGCTACACCAAGTCGCACGTGGACACCTTTGTCATCATCAGCGGGGACTCCGACTTCTCGCCGCTGGTTTCCAAGTTGCGGGAAAACAACCGGCTGGTCATCGGGGTGGGGGTTAGGAAATCCACCTCCGACCTGCTGACCGCGGCCTGCGACGAGTTCATCTTCTACGACGACCTGGTGCAAGAGGAGCTGGCCCAAAAACGGGTTGCCAAACCCAGCAAGGCAGCGTCCAAAGGCAAAACCACCGAAACGCCGCAGGATAAACAACAGGAGGCCCTCGAGCTGGTGGTCGAGACCCTTCTGGCCCTACAGGCCGAGCGCGGTGGGGAGGAGCGCATCCTGAGTTCGCTGGTCAAGCAGACCCTCAAGCGGCGCAAACCGGGCTTCAACGAGGCCTCCTACGGCTTCCGCTCCTTTAGCGCCCTGCTGGAGGAAGCTCAGCGCCGGGGGCTTTTGCGCCTCGAGCGCGACGAGCGCTCGGGGGGCTATATTGTGTACCCTCGAGGTGAGTAA
- a CDS encoding ABC transporter ATP-binding protein has translation MSQIRAENLSKFYPVALKEPGFVGTIRHFFKRKYRQVEAVRDVSFQIAPGEVVGFLGPNGAGKTTTLKLLSGLIYPSVGRVEVAGHQPFKREYAFLRKITLVMGNKQQLIWDLPAADSFRVNAAVYEIPEPEFKKRVAELSEMLSLEGKLNQPVRKLSLGERMKAELLAALLHRPQVLFLDEPTLGLDVNAQVAVREFLRAYNQRYQATILLTSHYMADITALCERVLMIHRGGLIYDGGLEGLLKRFAPYREVRLQLGQPIARARLEQFGEVRAWEGLEARLLLRREDLVPLVGRMLQELPIDDLEVREPAIEEVIGQVFANSSLMAEG, from the coding sequence GTGAGCCAAATTCGGGCCGAAAACCTCTCCAAGTTTTATCCGGTGGCCCTCAAAGAGCCCGGTTTTGTGGGCACCATCCGGCACTTTTTTAAGCGCAAATACCGGCAGGTAGAGGCGGTTAGAGACGTATCGTTTCAGATTGCACCGGGCGAAGTGGTGGGCTTTTTAGGGCCCAATGGGGCTGGCAAAACCACCACCCTCAAGCTCTTGTCGGGCCTGATCTACCCCAGTGTGGGGCGGGTAGAAGTGGCTGGACACCAGCCCTTCAAGCGAGAGTATGCTTTCTTGCGCAAGATCACCCTGGTAATGGGCAACAAGCAGCAGCTCATCTGGGATCTGCCGGCAGCCGACAGCTTTCGGGTGAACGCTGCGGTGTACGAAATTCCCGAGCCCGAGTTCAAAAAGCGCGTGGCCGAGCTGAGCGAGATGCTTTCGCTGGAGGGAAAACTGAACCAGCCAGTACGCAAGCTGAGCCTGGGCGAGCGCATGAAGGCCGAACTGCTGGCGGCGCTTTTGCACCGGCCCCAGGTTTTGTTTCTGGACGAGCCCACCCTGGGGCTGGACGTCAACGCCCAGGTGGCGGTGCGGGAGTTTTTGCGCGCCTACAACCAGCGCTACCAGGCCACCATCCTGCTCACCAGCCACTACATGGCCGACATCACCGCCCTATGTGAGCGGGTTTTGATGATTCACCGGGGGGGTCTGATCTACGATGGGGGGCTGGAGGGGCTGCTCAAGCGCTTCGCCCCATACCGCGAGGTGCGCCTGCAGCTGGGGCAGCCTATAGCCAGGGCGCGGCTGGAGCAGTTTGGCGAGGTGCGGGCCTGGGAGGGGCTCGAGGCCCGGCTTTTGCTTCGCAGAGAAGACCTGGTGCCCCTGGTGGGCCGGATGTTGCAGGAGCTACCCATAGACGACTTGGAAGTGCGGGAGCCCGCCATCGAAGAGGTAATTGGACAGGTGTTTGCCAACTCCAGCCTGATGGCTGAAGGCTGA
- a CDS encoding phosphoribosyltransferase, translated as MRPFKDRSQAGELLAERLVELGYDQQPNLLVFGLPRGGVPVAFQVARRLGAPLEVWVVRKLGTPGHEELAMGAIASGGGRVLNQEIVDSLQISAQAIAAVEQQELAELERRERLYRGQRPFPDLSGKTVLLVDDGLATGATMKAAIAAARQKKPARLVVAVPVAPPDTVAEIQALVDEVVCLITPPFFQAVGLWYEHFPQISDEEVLALLQAARPSGASARPAPFDAG; from the coding sequence ATGAGGCCCTTTAAAGACCGCAGCCAGGCTGGTGAGCTGCTGGCCGAGCGGCTGGTGGAGCTGGGGTATGATCAACAACCCAACCTGCTGGTATTTGGCCTGCCTCGAGGGGGTGTTCCGGTGGCCTTTCAGGTGGCCCGCCGACTAGGAGCGCCCCTCGAGGTCTGGGTGGTGCGCAAGCTGGGTACACCCGGCCACGAAGAGCTAGCCATGGGGGCCATTGCCTCGGGCGGAGGGCGGGTGCTCAACCAGGAGATTGTGGACAGTTTGCAGATTTCAGCCCAGGCCATCGCCGCTGTCGAACAGCAGGAGCTGGCCGAGCTAGAGCGCCGCGAGCGGCTGTACCGCGGTCAGCGGCCTTTCCCTGACCTGAGCGGCAAGACGGTTTTGCTGGTGGACGATGGGCTGGCTACCGGGGCCACCATGAAAGCCGCCATTGCCGCGGCCCGGCAAAAAAAGCCCGCCCGGCTGGTGGTGGCCGTGCCTGTAGCGCCGCCCGATACGGTGGCGGAAATTCAGGCCCTAGTGGACGAGGTGGTCTGCCTGATCACCCCGCCTTTTTTCCAGGCGGTGGGCCTGTGGTACGAACACTTTCCCCAGATCTCCGACGAGGAAGTGCTGGCCTTGCTGCAAGCCGCCCGCCCGTCCGGTGCTTCGGCCAGGCCAGCCCCTTTTGATGCAGGGTAA
- the pdxH gene encoding pyridoxamine 5'-phosphate oxidase, whose translation MLRDLRSDYTYGTLSEQDADPNPFRQLERWLAEAIETHLYEPHGMTLSTVGANGRPSSRVVLLRGLDDSGLVFFSNYHSRKGRELEANPWACLNFWWPPLERQVRVEGQVEQVEPQLSDEYFASRPYDSQIGAAASPQSEVIASREVLEQRIAELKARYPETVPRPAHWGGYRLKPDTFEFWQGRPSRLHDRLVYRLQPDGEWKIERLAP comes from the coding sequence ATGCTGCGCGACCTTCGTAGCGATTACACCTACGGCACCTTAAGCGAGCAGGACGCCGACCCCAACCCCTTCCGGCAGCTAGAGCGCTGGCTGGCCGAGGCCATCGAGACCCACCTCTACGAGCCCCACGGCATGACCCTCTCCACCGTGGGGGCCAATGGCCGCCCCAGCAGCCGGGTGGTGCTGCTGCGGGGCTTGGACGATAGCGGCCTGGTGTTTTTTAGCAACTACCACAGCCGCAAAGGAAGGGAGCTCGAGGCCAATCCCTGGGCCTGCCTCAACTTCTGGTGGCCCCCGCTGGAGCGTCAGGTGCGCGTCGAGGGGCAGGTCGAGCAGGTCGAGCCCCAGCTCTCCGACGAGTACTTTGCCAGCCGCCCCTATGACAGCCAGATTGGGGCCGCGGCCAGCCCCCAGAGCGAAGTGATTGCCAGCCGGGAGGTACTCGAGCAGCGCATCGCCGAGCTCAAGGCCCGCTACCCCGAAACCGTACCCCGCCCGGCCCACTGGGGGGGCTACCGCCTGAAGCCCGACACCTTCGAGTTCTGGCAAGGCCGCCCCAGCCGCCTGCACGACCGGCTGGTCTACCGCCTGCAGCCGGACGGGGAGTGGAAAATAGAACGGCTGGCCCCCTGA
- a CDS encoding CapA family protein, whose product MHSAHVCQGIEVYRGKPILYDCGEFVDDYAVDPVLRNDWGLLYRLHIQNHRIGEVELLPLQIDNCQVNLATGPDREAILERLQMLSTELGSPVWREGTRLWLAC is encoded by the coding sequence ATGCACAGCGCACACGTCTGCCAGGGCATCGAGGTTTACCGTGGCAAGCCCATTCTCTACGACTGCGGCGAGTTTGTGGACGACTACGCGGTAGACCCGGTTTTGCGCAACGACTGGGGTCTTTTGTACCGGCTTCACATCCAAAACCACCGCATCGGCGAAGTGGAGCTGCTGCCCCTGCAGATCGACAACTGCCAGGTCAACCTGGCCACTGGCCCTGACCGAGAGGCCATCCTCGAGCGGCTGCAGATGCTTTCAACGGAGTTGGGCAGCCCTGTTTGGCGCGAAGGCACCCGGCTGTGGCTGGCTTGTTAG
- a CDS encoding glycerol-3-phosphate dehydrogenase/oxidase gives MERTELLKTLASETFDLLVIGGGATGAGVVLEAASRGLKTALVERYDFSEGTSSRSTKLIHGGVRYLELAVKTFDKVQLNLVRDALHERAIMLKNAPHLARPLWLLTPLYRVWEVPYYYTGLKLYDLLAGRARLEPAQFINAQGTLERFPAVNPKGLKGAVAYQDGQFDDARYNVELVLTAAQQGAVVLNHAQVTALHKQNGRLAGVVVQDRVGGGEVEVVAKVVVNATGPFSDTIRRMDDPSTPPLLKASSGIHIVLDKKYSPSDTGLLIPRTEDGRVVFVLPWQGATLVGTTDDPAPIVDHPRVSEEEIGYVLRQVKPYLGEIPREAVRASWSGLRPLVSRPEADTARLARDHLIQQSPSGLLTLTGGKWTTYRKMALDLVNYAVGQFGLQAGPSHTEKIPLLGGQGFVPDGAKKLKQMGFPPDIAQHLHQAYGSRAPLVTQIAAQGYDHRLAQEWPYLEAEVIYAARYEMAQTPLDVLARRTRLAFLDASAALAAIPRVAELMGCELGWDADRKTLEQEKARAQMLEAI, from the coding sequence ATGGAACGCACCGAACTGCTAAAAACGCTTGCCTCGGAAACCTTCGACCTATTGGTAATCGGTGGGGGTGCCACCGGGGCAGGGGTGGTCCTTGAAGCTGCGAGCCGGGGTCTGAAAACCGCCCTGGTGGAGCGCTACGATTTTTCCGAGGGCACCTCGAGCCGCAGCACCAAGCTGATTCACGGGGGGGTGCGCTACCTGGAACTTGCCGTCAAGACCTTTGACAAAGTGCAGCTCAACCTGGTGCGCGATGCCCTGCATGAGCGGGCCATCATGCTCAAGAATGCACCCCACCTGGCCCGTCCCCTATGGCTTCTGACCCCTTTGTATAGGGTCTGGGAAGTGCCTTACTACTACACCGGACTGAAGCTGTACGACCTGTTGGCCGGTCGAGCCCGTCTCGAGCCCGCGCAGTTCATCAACGCCCAAGGTACCCTGGAGCGCTTTCCTGCGGTTAACCCCAAAGGTCTCAAAGGTGCGGTGGCCTACCAGGATGGACAGTTCGACGATGCCCGCTACAACGTGGAGCTGGTTCTTACTGCTGCCCAGCAAGGGGCGGTGGTGCTCAACCACGCCCAGGTAACAGCCCTGCACAAGCAAAATGGCCGACTGGCGGGCGTTGTGGTGCAAGACCGAGTGGGCGGTGGCGAAGTGGAGGTGGTCGCCAAGGTGGTGGTCAACGCCACCGGTCCTTTTTCCGACACCATCAGGCGTATGGACGACCCCAGCACACCGCCTTTGCTGAAGGCCAGTTCGGGAATTCACATCGTGCTGGACAAAAAATATAGCCCCTCCGATACCGGCCTGCTGATTCCCAGAACCGAGGATGGGCGGGTGGTGTTCGTGCTGCCGTGGCAGGGTGCAACCCTGGTGGGTACTACCGACGACCCTGCCCCAATCGTAGACCACCCCAGGGTGAGTGAAGAGGAGATCGGCTACGTGCTCAGGCAGGTTAAGCCCTACCTGGGGGAGATTCCAAGGGAAGCCGTGCGGGCCAGCTGGTCGGGGCTGCGCCCTTTGGTCTCGCGCCCCGAGGCCGACACCGCCCGACTGGCCCGCGACCACCTGATTCAGCAAAGCCCTTCGGGGCTACTGACCCTCACCGGCGGCAAGTGGACCACCTACCGCAAGATGGCACTGGACCTGGTGAACTATGCCGTGGGGCAGTTTGGCCTGCAGGCCGGCCCTTCCCACACCGAAAAAATCCCGCTTCTGGGGGGGCAGGGTTTTGTGCCAGATGGAGCCAAAAAGCTAAAGCAGATGGGCTTTCCCCCGGATATTGCCCAGCACCTCCACCAGGCCTATGGCTCCCGTGCCCCGCTGGTGACCCAGATTGCGGCACAGGGTTACGACCATCGGCTGGCGCAGGAGTGGCCCTACCTCGAGGCCGAGGTCATTTATGCCGCCCGTTACGAGATGGCCCAGACCCCCCTCGACGTGCTGGCCCGCCGTACCCGTCTGGCCTTTCTCGATGCTTCAGCGGCACTGGCGGCCATACCACGGGTGGCCGAACTGATGGGCTGTGAATTGGGATGGGATGCAGATCGGAAGACCCTCGAGCAGGAAAAAGCCAGAGCCCAGATGCTCGAGGCCATTTAG